In a genomic window of Pseudomonadota bacterium:
- a CDS encoding zinc-binding dehydrogenase, with amino-acid sequence MQNQQIFIERVGESFRDCTQIKSTQVSEPGANEVLIRHHFAGVNAIYDQMLCADRVDHLEVKPPMAAGVEAIGTVVAAGGDVSKVQVGDAVASIGGGYCLYKCCDQSQVIAVPEASDRILALIPSGVSALLALELTGEMKPGDTVLITAAAGGFGNIATQLAVAAGNHVIAVCGDDRKAAWLGQQGVARVINYRRESLAEVLANEYPDALDLALDSMAGETFDTILEQLAPHGRLVVYGQSSDRLPPAKVFQERVYTRLYWKAASVRGFMNYRFAEHFPAARERLFREVARGALKPLLDTEPFIGLAAVADAADRQLAGQNLGKVFVDLRPREAEVEKTSL; translated from the coding sequence TTGCAAAACCAGCAAATTTTCATCGAGCGGGTCGGTGAGTCGTTCCGCGACTGTACCCAAATCAAGTCGACGCAGGTGTCGGAGCCGGGAGCCAACGAGGTACTGATCCGACATCATTTTGCCGGCGTCAATGCGATCTACGATCAGATGCTGTGCGCCGATCGAGTGGATCATCTAGAGGTCAAGCCGCCGATGGCGGCCGGCGTCGAGGCGATCGGGACGGTGGTCGCTGCCGGCGGCGATGTCAGCAAGGTCCAGGTCGGGGACGCGGTGGCCAGCATCGGCGGGGGGTACTGTCTCTATAAGTGTTGTGACCAGTCCCAGGTGATTGCTGTTCCCGAGGCGAGCGATAGGATCCTGGCGCTGATTCCCAGCGGCGTTTCTGCTCTGCTCGCGCTCGAGCTGACCGGTGAAATGAAGCCGGGCGATACGGTGCTGATCACCGCCGCCGCGGGCGGGTTCGGCAATATCGCCACGCAGCTGGCGGTGGCCGCCGGAAACCACGTGATTGCGGTTTGCGGCGACGATCGCAAGGCGGCGTGGCTCGGGCAACAGGGCGTTGCGCGGGTGATCAACTACCGCCGGGAGTCGCTCGCGGAGGTGCTGGCCAACGAATACCCTGACGCGCTTGATCTGGCCCTGGATTCGATGGCGGGCGAGACGTTCGACACGATTTTGGAGCAGCTGGCGCCGCACGGTCGGCTGGTCGTCTACGGTCAGAGCAGCGACCGGCTACCACCGGCCAAGGTTTTCCAGGAGCGAGTCTATACCCGGCTTTACTGGAAGGCTGCGTCCGTGCGCGGGTTCATGAACTACCGCTTTGCGGAACACTTCCCCGCAGCGCGGGAGCGCCTGTTCAGGGAAGTTGCGCGCGGTGCCCTGAAGCCGCTGCTCGATACCGAACCATTCATCGGACTGGCAGCGGTGGCAGACGCTGCGGATCGACAGCTGGCCGGGCAGAACCTGGGAAAAGTGTTTGTCGATCTTCGGCCGCGCGAAGCCGAAGTCGAAAAAACGAGCCTCTAG
- a CDS encoding 5-(carboxyamino)imidazole ribonucleotide synthase gives MKIGVLGGGQLGRMMGLEGVRLGQEFVFFDPAPDACAGQLGRHICAEYDDQDALTEFAEAVDVVTLDFENVPTAATDFLSASKPVRPGSQALRMAQDRLTEKTFFSDLQIPCPLFSPASDWEQLEASCREIGYPCVIKTRRMGYDGKGQAVVHNDGELAQAWESLKDNDLIVEAFVEFKRELSIIGVRSVSGSTAFYPLTENRHKDGILITSFAPAVADDVRDEAQRYAGKILDSLDYCGVLALELFDMGGRLMANEMAPRVHNSGHWTLDGAVTSQFENHLRAVMDWPLGSTNAIGATAMMNWIGAMPDPANALSYPNARWHDYGKKPRAGRKVGHVNICADNILALQAELGKFAMALGEQLKSSGADAFLR, from the coding sequence ATGAAGATTGGGGTATTGGGGGGCGGTCAGCTGGGCCGCATGATGGGGCTGGAAGGCGTCAGGCTGGGTCAGGAGTTCGTCTTTTTTGACCCGGCACCGGACGCTTGTGCCGGCCAGCTCGGGAGGCACATCTGTGCGGAGTATGACGATCAGGACGCGCTGACCGAGTTCGCCGAGGCGGTGGACGTGGTCACCCTGGATTTTGAGAATGTGCCAACCGCAGCAACCGACTTTCTGTCCGCGTCCAAGCCGGTTCGGCCGGGCTCGCAAGCGCTGAGGATGGCCCAGGATCGGTTGACGGAGAAAACCTTCTTTTCAGATCTCCAGATTCCGTGCCCGCTGTTTTCACCGGCTTCGGACTGGGAGCAGCTCGAGGCCAGCTGCCGGGAAATTGGCTATCCGTGTGTCATCAAGACCCGGCGCATGGGTTACGACGGGAAAGGGCAGGCGGTGGTCCACAATGATGGTGAGCTCGCCCAGGCCTGGGAGTCACTCAAGGACAACGACCTGATTGTTGAGGCATTCGTCGAATTCAAACGCGAGCTGTCGATCATCGGCGTTCGCTCCGTCAGCGGTTCCACGGCCTTCTATCCGTTGACCGAAAACCGCCACAAAGACGGGATCCTGATCACGAGCTTTGCGCCGGCCGTCGCTGATGACGTCAGAGACGAAGCGCAGCGGTATGCGGGCAAGATCCTCGATTCGCTGGACTATTGCGGCGTGCTGGCCCTGGAGCTGTTCGACATGGGCGGGCGGCTGATGGCGAACGAGATGGCGCCTCGGGTCCACAATTCCGGCCACTGGACGCTCGACGGTGCCGTTACCTCTCAATTCGAAAACCATCTGCGGGCCGTGATGGACTGGCCGCTGGGCTCCACCAACGCCATCGGCGCCACCGCGATGATGAACTGGATCGGCGCGATGCCGGATCCGGCCAACGCGTTGAGCTATCCCAACGCCCGCTGGCACGATTACGGCAAGAAGCCCCGCGCCGGTCGTAAGGTTGGACACGTCAACATCTGCGCCGACAACATTCTGGCGCTCCAGGCGGAGCTCGGGAAATTTGCGATGGCGCTGGGGGAGCAGCTCAAGAGCTCGGGCGCCGACGCTTTCCTCCGCTAG